The Deinococcus proteolyticus MRP genome includes a window with the following:
- a CDS encoding Hpt domain-containing protein — protein MTTANNELLRFFFEDVADTMSGIDERLHYLKSARNHEEAAPQMEALGVLAHRLRGTAGLYGFPQMAQLASVAERLLMPRPRLNPELQGTYTEVMEDIAAALRGAIKQAEATGREGNLGLTFAQSGAAQKMSELLRTQPGAFHLARGHLRGQTADLDTALGSAGPEPAAAGTPAQAPATAIQGQVGGDRLSQQLHDFARDNAEVWEYFAPEVQEHLDALQLGLGAAEPDVAALFRSAHTIKGSSYMVGLQPLGDFAHRMEDLLGAVRDGRQELAGPAADTLELASDLIGQMLQAAGGQNVALDEPVDRLATRLQLLAGGHDWTEVVARETQRAAAQQAQQAQQAAQVLPTETAQPVSNLHSELAAFGRENAEVLEYFAPEVHEHLDALRAQLERADAADINELFRSAHTIKGSAYMVGLQPLGDFAHRLEDLFGAVRDGAQALSSPVLETIDHAVDVLARMLALTQDQDTAAPQDTAVAQDAAQLGERLQLLALGRSLDSILESERAAAETAGTAPAETAPQAAPSSAALLAARTSVRVDTRRLENLMDQVGDLVVSRARLEQALSQFAALQGALDQSQARFSRTVRDFEERYLNPDMVSAGTADTGRAAVLGTDLSEQFDELEFDTYNDLNILARSMTELAADFSEVRSRFEQGLRALQEESEDLGKLTRRLRLDLSRTSRVPFSGTASRLRRWAREREDRLRLTIEGESTEVDTAVLQQLAEPLLHLLNNAASHGIASPEVRRAAGKPELGQVTVRVGEVGNFLEVTVEDDGQGLDHGAIRVRALEKGLRSAQELDGMSPADIARLILLPGLSTAQTVSAEAGRGVGMDVVASTLRQMGGDLLIQTEPGQGTAFTMRIPTNQRITDLLTCRVGESEVAFSVGTVRVLLEHRAGELLSGEGGPELLLDGERLPVIDLRRIWGVEEPSDTYSLVVLNSVTGDVAVRVDAFGEIDEAAVGALGGVLAQLDYLSGTAISAGGQPMPIIDPAGVARLARRREAWLRPESRSAAEIRRAARVLLVDDSLSVRRLVSRMLERGGYEVVTANDGQEALDLLQLDTRFDLVISDLEMPRMNGYELLSALRGRPATAALPLVVMTTRAGEKHQRLAFQLGANDYFSKPVDEALLLRRLGSMLGDA, from the coding sequence ATGACCACCGCCAACAACGAACTGCTGCGCTTTTTCTTTGAAGATGTCGCAGACACCATGTCCGGCATCGACGAGCGCCTGCACTATCTCAAGAGCGCCCGGAATCACGAGGAAGCTGCGCCCCAGATGGAAGCCCTGGGTGTGCTGGCCCACCGCCTGCGCGGGACTGCCGGCCTGTACGGCTTTCCGCAGATGGCCCAGCTGGCGTCGGTGGCCGAGCGGCTGCTGATGCCGCGCCCCCGCCTGAACCCCGAGCTGCAGGGCACCTACACCGAGGTGATGGAAGACATCGCGGCCGCCCTGCGGGGCGCTATCAAGCAGGCTGAGGCCACCGGCCGGGAAGGCAACCTGGGTCTGACCTTCGCGCAGAGCGGCGCTGCACAGAAAATGAGCGAGCTGCTGCGCACCCAGCCTGGAGCCTTTCACCTGGCCCGTGGACACCTGCGCGGCCAGACGGCAGACCTGGACACGGCCCTGGGCAGCGCAGGGCCTGAACCGGCGGCGGCAGGTACGCCTGCCCAGGCTCCGGCCACGGCGATTCAGGGCCAAGTGGGCGGCGACCGGCTGAGCCAGCAGCTGCACGACTTCGCCCGCGACAACGCCGAGGTGTGGGAGTACTTCGCCCCCGAAGTGCAGGAGCACCTCGACGCGCTGCAGCTGGGTCTGGGCGCCGCCGAGCCGGATGTCGCTGCGCTGTTCCGCTCGGCGCACACCATCAAGGGCAGCTCCTACATGGTGGGCCTGCAGCCGCTGGGGGACTTCGCCCACCGCATGGAAGACCTGCTGGGCGCCGTACGCGACGGGCGCCAGGAGCTGGCCGGTCCGGCAGCCGACACCCTGGAACTGGCCAGCGACCTGATTGGGCAGATGTTGCAGGCTGCGGGCGGCCAGAACGTGGCCCTGGACGAGCCGGTCGACCGCCTCGCCACACGCCTGCAGCTGCTGGCCGGCGGGCACGACTGGACCGAGGTGGTGGCCCGCGAAACGCAGCGCGCCGCTGCCCAGCAGGCACAGCAAGCCCAGCAGGCGGCGCAGGTTCTCCCCACGGAGACGGCCCAGCCCGTTTCCAACCTGCACAGTGAACTGGCCGCTTTCGGCCGCGAGAACGCCGAGGTGCTGGAATACTTCGCCCCCGAAGTGCACGAACACCTCGACGCGCTGCGGGCGCAGCTGGAACGTGCCGACGCCGCCGATATCAACGAGCTGTTCCGTTCGGCACACACCATCAAGGGCAGCGCCTACATGGTGGGCCTGCAGCCGCTGGGGGACTTCGCCCACCGCCTGGAAGACCTGTTCGGTGCAGTGCGCGACGGCGCCCAGGCGCTCAGCAGTCCAGTGCTGGAGACCATCGACCACGCAGTGGACGTGCTGGCCCGCATGCTGGCCCTGACCCAGGACCAGGACACCGCTGCGCCGCAGGACACTGCCGTGGCGCAGGACGCCGCGCAGTTGGGCGAACGCCTGCAACTGCTGGCGCTGGGCCGCAGCCTGGACAGCATTCTGGAAAGCGAGCGGGCAGCGGCGGAAACGGCGGGCACCGCGCCTGCCGAGACAGCCCCCCAGGCCGCTCCCAGCAGCGCCGCGCTGCTTGCGGCGCGCACCAGCGTGCGCGTGGATACCCGCCGCCTGGAAAACCTGATGGATCAGGTCGGGGACCTGGTGGTGTCGCGTGCCCGGCTGGAACAGGCCCTGAGCCAGTTCGCCGCGCTGCAGGGCGCCCTGGACCAGTCGCAGGCCCGCTTCAGCCGCACGGTGCGCGACTTCGAAGAACGTTACCTCAACCCCGACATGGTGTCTGCCGGCACGGCCGACACAGGCCGCGCCGCCGTGCTGGGCACCGACCTGAGCGAGCAGTTCGACGAACTGGAGTTCGACACCTACAACGACCTGAATATTCTGGCGCGGTCCATGACCGAGCTGGCGGCCGACTTCTCCGAGGTGCGCTCGCGCTTTGAGCAGGGCCTGCGGGCGCTGCAAGAAGAAAGTGAAGACCTCGGCAAGTTGACCCGCCGTCTGCGCCTGGACCTCAGCCGCACCAGCCGCGTGCCGTTCAGCGGCACCGCCAGCCGCCTGCGCCGCTGGGCACGTGAACGCGAAGACCGCCTCAGGCTCACCATCGAAGGCGAAAGCACCGAGGTGGATACGGCCGTGCTGCAACAGCTGGCCGAGCCGCTGCTGCACCTGCTGAACAACGCGGCCAGCCACGGAATCGCGTCCCCCGAGGTGCGCCGCGCCGCCGGCAAGCCTGAGCTGGGTCAGGTCACGGTGCGCGTGGGCGAGGTGGGCAACTTCCTGGAAGTGACTGTAGAAGACGACGGCCAGGGCCTGGACCACGGCGCCATCCGCGTGCGGGCACTGGAAAAGGGCCTGCGTTCGGCGCAGGAACTGGACGGCATGAGTCCAGCCGACATCGCCCGCCTGATTCTGCTGCCGGGCCTCTCGACCGCCCAGACCGTCAGCGCCGAGGCGGGACGCGGCGTGGGCATGGACGTGGTGGCCAGCACCCTGCGCCAGATGGGCGGCGACCTGCTGATTCAGACCGAGCCCGGCCAGGGCACGGCCTTTACCATGCGTATTCCCACCAACCAGCGCATCACCGACCTGCTGACCTGCCGGGTGGGCGAATCGGAAGTGGCCTTCTCGGTGGGCACCGTACGGGTACTGCTGGAGCACCGCGCCGGCGAACTGCTCAGCGGTGAAGGCGGCCCCGAGCTGCTGCTGGACGGCGAGCGCCTGCCGGTCATCGACCTGCGCCGTATCTGGGGCGTAGAAGAACCCAGCGACACCTACAGCCTGGTGGTGCTGAACTCGGTCACCGGCGACGTGGCCGTGCGCGTCGACGCCTTCGGCGAAATCGACGAAGCGGCTGTGGGCGCCCTGGGCGGTGTCCTGGCGCAGCTGGATTACCTGTCCGGCACCGCCATCTCCGCTGGGGGTCAGCCGATGCCCATCATCGACCCGGCTGGCGTGGCCCGGCTGGCCCGCCGCCGCGAAGCCTGGCTGCGTCCCGAATCCCGCAGCGCGGCCGAGATACGCCGGGCGGCGCGGGTGCTGCTGGTGGACGACTCGCTCTCGGTGCGCCGGCTGGTCAGCCGGATGCTGGAGCGCGGCGGCTACGAGGTGGTCACGGCCAACGACGGCCAAGAAGCCCTGGACCTGCTGCAGCTGGACACGCGCTTCGACCTGGTCATCTCCGACCTGGAAATGCCGCGCATGAACGGTTACGAGCTGCTTTCGGCCCTGCGTGGCCGCCCCGCCACCGCGGCGCTGCCGCTGGTCGTGATGACCACCCGCGCCGGCGAGAAGCACCAGCGGCTGGCTTTCCAGCTGGGCGCGAACGACTACTTCAGCAAGCCGGTGGATGAGGCCCTGCTGCTGCGCCGACTCGGCAGTATGCTCGGAGACGCATGA
- a CDS encoding response regulator, translating to MSNIFVIDDSISVRKALELALKKEGLNVRTAASAEAALEQLDSEPTDLIIADVIMPGLSGFELCQKLKADDRYRHIPLLIISGNVDADTRQQAHDVGAAGVLKKPFRQEELMPAVRHALASAAPAPEVTASETPASDTAAAEAGAAAMVNPPAVEARPQPHGSAFSAMVDRAAQVPGVLSAVLVERSGEVLERRGDPLPENIGQFARFYMGTADFLAGQLGESSAGPLELELGSKRLTVRGLGDKLLLTLSRL from the coding sequence ATGAGCAACATTTTCGTGATTGACGACAGCATCAGCGTCCGCAAGGCGCTGGAACTGGCCCTGAAAAAAGAAGGCCTGAACGTCCGCACTGCGGCCAGCGCCGAAGCCGCCCTGGAGCAGCTGGACAGCGAGCCCACCGACCTGATTATCGCTGACGTGATTATGCCGGGCCTGAGCGGGTTCGAGCTGTGCCAGAAGCTCAAGGCCGATGACCGCTACCGCCACATTCCACTGCTGATTATCAGCGGCAATGTGGACGCCGACACCCGCCAGCAGGCGCACGACGTGGGCGCCGCCGGCGTGCTGAAAAAGCCTTTCCGCCAGGAAGAACTGATGCCTGCTGTCCGGCATGCGCTGGCGAGCGCAGCCCCGGCACCTGAGGTCACGGCTTCCGAAACCCCGGCTTCTGACACCGCAGCCGCCGAGGCCGGCGCAGCAGCGATGGTCAACCCCCCTGCTGTGGAAGCCCGCCCCCAGCCGCACGGCAGCGCCTTCAGCGCCATGGTGGACCGGGCCGCCCAGGTGCCCGGCGTCCTGAGCGCTGTTCTGGTCGAGCGCAGCGGCGAGGTGCTGGAACGCCGCGGCGACCCGCTGCCTGAGAACATCGGCCAGTTCGCCCGCTTCTATATGGGCACCGCCGACTTCCTGGCCGGCCAGCTGGGCGAAAGCAGCGCCGGGCCGCTGGAGCTGGAACTGGGCAGCAAGCGCCTGACCGTGCGCGGCCTGGGCGATAAGCTGCTGCTCACGCTCAGCCGCCTCTGA
- a CDS encoding methyl-accepting chemotaxis protein, which yields MTSTVPVPNSATQAPVPARKKGNFFANLPVRHKIAAALGYMTLPFLGLGITQTMGYYQTYQQSQERLDIASLYMPMQDLQKNLRYIRGSAPKEIDGRYVTAIQDNMNALSTSPAVENNAELQEMFAGLKEKVDVVLATSRNNAATATELSEQINAVLEQELGPMFSRAAATGNLFATTSGGEHSTSDLTLLSSQILPVALPESGQYIVQSLQVLDQVQAKGGVASEAQRVKIASLLERGEASIKDISARADTMFEEFPEVKATLKPSYDKMLTELNNSYQLVRTEVLQKPRTNLTSAQVLKRLNPILESQYGAFSLTTQQLRDAYSKEHETARRNLLNLLLGLVLAAITLFVLVRLLVNAINRPLQQLTQAASALSRGQFGVRVPVNTSDELGTLATTFNVAAAQLEANERRVEAERVEQERLQNNIGQFLDVTMDIAEGDLTKRGTVTEDVLGNVVDSINLMTEELGYVLGNVQKASSSVTSGSQAMLATTSQIQEGTAMTAAEAQRVAEQVQELTNSVRQMAEQAQASADAARQALLASQQGQEAVTGTLDGMQNIRREVQGVAKSIKGLGDRSLEIQEIVDTISGIARQTNLLALNATIEAAGAGEAGGRFSIVADEVRKLADNSAAATGRIAALIQNIQAEIQDVVVNVEESTREVEQGYRVAGSAGERLRQIGELTQQSAQMAENISSATQQQVQGIQQMGDAVQQIAQIAQRSEASVEQGRAAADQLQRLADQLNASLARFRLPS from the coding sequence ATGACTTCTACTGTTCCTGTCCCAAATTCTGCTACCCAGGCCCCTGTCCCCGCCCGCAAAAAGGGCAACTTCTTCGCCAACCTGCCGGTCCGCCACAAGATTGCGGCGGCGCTGGGCTACATGACCCTGCCGTTCCTGGGCCTGGGGATTACTCAGACGATGGGCTACTACCAGACTTACCAGCAGTCTCAGGAGCGCTTGGACATCGCTTCGCTGTACATGCCGATGCAGGACCTCCAGAAGAACCTGCGCTACATCCGCGGTAGTGCGCCCAAGGAGATTGACGGCCGTTACGTCACGGCGATTCAGGACAACATGAATGCGCTGAGCACCAGCCCCGCAGTTGAGAACAACGCCGAACTGCAGGAAATGTTCGCGGGCCTGAAGGAAAAAGTAGATGTCGTTTTGGCCACCTCGCGCAACAACGCTGCCACTGCCACCGAGCTGAGCGAACAAATCAATGCCGTTCTGGAGCAAGAACTCGGTCCCATGTTCAGCCGCGCTGCAGCAACCGGCAACCTGTTTGCCACCACCTCTGGCGGGGAACACTCGACTTCCGACTTGACCCTGCTGTCCAGCCAGATTTTGCCGGTCGCCCTCCCGGAAAGCGGACAGTACATCGTGCAGTCGCTGCAAGTGCTGGACCAGGTTCAGGCCAAAGGCGGCGTGGCCAGTGAGGCGCAGCGGGTGAAGATTGCCAGCCTGCTGGAACGCGGTGAAGCGTCCATCAAAGATATCTCCGCACGGGCCGACACGATGTTCGAGGAGTTTCCGGAAGTGAAAGCCACCCTGAAACCCAGCTACGACAAGATGCTGACCGAGCTGAACAACTCCTATCAGCTGGTGCGGACCGAGGTCCTGCAAAAGCCGCGGACCAACCTGACCTCGGCCCAGGTGCTCAAGCGGCTGAACCCCATTCTGGAATCCCAGTACGGAGCCTTTTCACTGACCACCCAGCAGCTGCGTGACGCCTACAGCAAGGAACACGAGACGGCCCGCAGAAACCTGCTGAACTTGCTTCTTGGCCTCGTGCTGGCCGCCATCACCCTGTTCGTGCTGGTCCGCCTGCTGGTGAACGCCATCAACCGGCCGCTGCAGCAGCTGACCCAGGCCGCCAGTGCGCTGTCCCGCGGTCAGTTCGGTGTCCGTGTGCCGGTCAACACCAGCGATGAGCTGGGTACCCTGGCCACCACCTTCAACGTGGCCGCTGCACAGCTGGAAGCCAACGAACGCCGCGTGGAAGCCGAGCGTGTGGAACAAGAACGCCTCCAGAACAACATCGGGCAGTTCCTCGACGTCACCATGGACATCGCCGAAGGTGACCTGACCAAGCGCGGCACCGTGACCGAGGACGTGCTCGGCAACGTGGTGGACTCCATCAACCTGATGACCGAGGAGCTGGGCTACGTGCTCGGCAACGTTCAGAAAGCCTCCTCCTCCGTGACCAGCGGCTCCCAGGCCATGCTGGCCACCACCTCCCAGATTCAGGAAGGTACGGCCATGACCGCCGCCGAAGCGCAGCGCGTGGCCGAGCAGGTTCAGGAGCTGACCAACTCGGTGCGCCAGATGGCCGAGCAGGCCCAGGCCTCCGCCGACGCCGCCCGTCAGGCGCTGCTGGCATCGCAGCAGGGACAGGAGGCCGTGACCGGCACGCTGGACGGCATGCAGAACATCCGCCGCGAGGTGCAGGGGGTGGCCAAGAGCATTAAAGGCCTCGGGGACCGCTCGCTGGAAATTCAGGAAATCGTGGACACCATTTCGGGCATCGCCCGCCAGACCAACCTGCTGGCACTGAACGCCACCATCGAGGCGGCCGGTGCAGGGGAAGCAGGCGGACGTTTCTCGATCGTGGCAGACGAAGTGCGCAAACTCGCCGACAACTCGGCCGCCGCCACGGGCCGCATCGCTGCCCTGATCCAGAACATTCAGGCTGAAATTCAGGACGTGGTCGTGAACGTAGAAGAGTCCACCCGCGAGGTGGAACAGGGATACCGCGTGGCCGGCAGCGCCGGTGAACGTCTGCGCCAGATTGGTGAGCTGACCCAGCAGTCGGCCCAGATGGCCGAGAACATCTCGTCCGCAACTCAGCAGCAGGTGCAGGGCATCCAGCAGATGGGCGACGCCGTGCAGCAGATTGCCCAGATTGCCCAGCGCTCGGAAGCGTCGGTGGAGCAGGGCCGCGCCGCCGCCGACCAGCTGCAGCGCCTCGCCGACCAGCTGAACGCTTCGCTCGCCCGTTTCCGCCTGCCGAGCTGA
- a CDS encoding DUF421 domain-containing protein, whose translation MTLLDTAWTELLNILTPEGGWTMNLVVRTVLSTTLLLGYVVLLARTFGARTFASFTSFDFLTNVAAGSLVASAILGQSIVESSLSILTLVGLQWLISRLSARFSAVQNTFDNPPVVLVEKGTKLKENMRRARISDDILHQHMRSAGVLDIADVQWAVLESGGSLSIVKDSAT comes from the coding sequence ATGACCCTACTGGACACTGCCTGGACTGAACTGCTCAATATCCTGACCCCGGAGGGCGGCTGGACTATGAATCTGGTGGTGCGGACCGTGCTGTCCACCACGCTGCTGCTGGGCTATGTGGTGCTGCTGGCCCGCACCTTCGGCGCGCGCACATTCGCCAGCTTCACGTCCTTCGACTTCCTGACCAACGTGGCGGCCGGGTCGCTGGTCGCCAGCGCCATTCTGGGCCAGAGCATCGTGGAAAGCAGTCTCAGCATCCTGACACTGGTGGGGCTGCAGTGGCTGATCTCGCGCCTGAGTGCCCGCTTCTCTGCCGTGCAGAACACCTTCGACAACCCGCCGGTGGTGCTGGTGGAAAAAGGAACCAAGCTGAAGGAGAACATGCGCCGCGCCCGCATCTCCGACGACATCCTGCACCAGCACATGCGCTCGGCTGGGGTGCTGGACATCGCGGACGTGCAGTGGGCGGTGCTGGAATCGGGCGGGTCGCTGAGCATCGTGAAGGACTCGGCCACCTGA
- a CDS encoding DUF4388 domain-containing protein, whose translation MKQIFVVVPDPARAALIGWLVSAAGAHAHLSDGALPALTELERAEVDAVICSEDAGDMTGEDFRNILRYEPATRLTPVYLLTPQAGQQRAEAPNYDVEPSINTLDLVQMVLAQVGVDAAPHLPCDGTPGDLHGEMDEVGLAELISWVAEMELSGHWLIEIQGHRGYLLMQRGDVTYAEFSGYGGHAALLELLDQAEQDPHSRFRFCRAELPEGPAPRNIEERTERLLMEVTVDLDHRHAERAASD comes from the coding sequence ATGAAACAGATTTTCGTGGTCGTTCCCGACCCTGCCCGCGCCGCACTGATCGGCTGGCTGGTCAGTGCAGCCGGGGCACATGCCCACCTCAGCGACGGCGCCCTGCCGGCCCTGACCGAGCTGGAGCGTGCAGAAGTGGACGCCGTGATCTGCAGCGAGGACGCCGGCGACATGACCGGCGAGGACTTCCGCAACATCCTGCGTTACGAGCCCGCCACCCGGCTGACTCCGGTGTACCTGCTGACCCCCCAAGCAGGGCAGCAGCGTGCCGAGGCGCCCAACTACGATGTGGAACCCAGCATCAACACCCTGGACCTGGTGCAGATGGTGCTGGCCCAGGTGGGGGTAGACGCCGCGCCGCACCTGCCCTGCGACGGTACCCCCGGCGACCTGCACGGCGAAATGGACGAGGTGGGCCTGGCCGAGCTGATCAGCTGGGTGGCCGAGATGGAACTGAGCGGCCACTGGCTGATCGAGATCCAGGGCCACCGGGGCTACCTGCTGATGCAGCGCGGCGACGTCACCTACGCCGAGTTCAGCGGATACGGCGGCCACGCCGCGCTGCTGGAACTGCTGGACCAAGCGGAACAGGACCCGCACAGCCGCTTCCGGTTCTGCCGCGCCGAACTGCCTGAGGGACCAGCCCCCCGCAACATCGAGGAACGGACCGAACGCCTGCTGATGGAAGTCACCGTGGACCTTGACCACCGCCACGCCGAGCGCGCCGCTTCCGACTGA
- a CDS encoding methyl-accepting chemotaxis protein, with product MTISNQPLRPPEAAPTPAPGQPFASGFLDRYSVRQKLLLVSLLAGLPFAVAGGTLGVQAYTGYQRATTQAAVASNYLQLQNLQKNLRYIRGSEPRNVDRARLAQIQADTEAITASMSRTSFSDAQRLAGELSTKVQRMVDDVNSNLGTASGLTDQINSILNGELLSLFTVLAQSGDLNANARPEALGLVSLSSSTLPVTLPNSGGYLIDTLEVLERVRTAQNGVRTDVQRVEVENSIRRGREMISELRRESDLLFTNFPELASTLKPQYDAMFSDLDQSYRLMFNELVVKSKTNLTVAEALATLNPTLESQYAAFESTTKQLNRIFGEQRQAALSELLLLLLAIALLTAVIYLLTQYLIRSVLGGLSRLTEGAQALSRGQFATRVPVTTSDEFGTLATTFNAAAAQLEANERRVEAERVEQERLQNNIGQFLDVTMDIAEGDLTKRGVVTEDVLGNVVDSINLMTEELGYVLGNVQKASSSVTSGSRQMLSSTEIIQQGTAQTTQAALNVAQQTAEVNRQIQDMAQLAQATAEAARQALLASSEGQQAVQETLSGMQGIRATAQTAEERIAALSERSKQIGQIVDTISGIASQTNLLSLHASIEAAGAGEAGERFSVVADEVRQLADESAEATRQIAKLITGIQSEIAEVVRTMRDNAEQVNQGYAVAGTAGQRLEQIGELSRESARLAEQISISTREQVENIEQVSSSVQDIAQTAERSQQSVEQSRAAAEQLQQLAERLNASLTRFRLPSQ from the coding sequence ATGACCATATCCAATCAGCCCCTCAGGCCACCAGAGGCCGCCCCCACCCCGGCCCCGGGCCAGCCTTTCGCCTCCGGATTCCTGGACCGCTACAGCGTTCGCCAGAAGCTGCTGCTGGTCAGCCTGCTCGCGGGCCTGCCCTTCGCCGTGGCCGGAGGAACCCTGGGGGTCCAGGCCTATACCGGTTATCAGCGGGCCACCACCCAGGCCGCCGTGGCCTCCAACTACTTGCAGCTGCAGAACCTGCAAAAGAACCTGCGTTATATCCGCGGATCGGAACCCCGGAACGTGGACCGCGCGCGGCTGGCCCAGATTCAGGCCGACACCGAAGCCATCACCGCAAGCATGAGCCGCACCAGCTTTAGCGATGCCCAGCGGCTGGCCGGCGAGCTGTCCACCAAGGTGCAGCGGATGGTTGACGACGTGAACAGCAACCTCGGGACGGCCAGCGGTCTGACCGACCAGATCAACTCCATCCTCAACGGCGAACTGCTGTCTCTGTTCACGGTGCTGGCGCAGAGCGGAGACCTGAACGCCAACGCCCGGCCTGAAGCGCTGGGCCTGGTGAGCCTGTCGTCGTCCACGCTGCCGGTGACCCTGCCCAACAGCGGTGGGTACCTGATCGACACCCTGGAAGTGCTCGAACGCGTACGGACCGCTCAGAATGGCGTCCGCACCGATGTGCAGCGGGTCGAAGTAGAAAACAGTATCCGCCGCGGCCGCGAGATGATCTCGGAGCTGCGGCGCGAAAGCGACCTGCTGTTCACCAACTTCCCGGAACTCGCCAGCACCCTCAAGCCGCAGTACGACGCCATGTTCAGCGACCTGGACCAGAGCTACCGCCTGATGTTCAACGAACTGGTGGTCAAATCCAAGACCAACCTGACGGTTGCTGAAGCGCTGGCGACCCTCAACCCCACGCTGGAATCGCAGTACGCCGCCTTCGAGAGCACCACCAAGCAGCTGAACCGGATCTTCGGTGAGCAGCGCCAGGCCGCCCTGAGCGAACTGCTGCTGCTGCTGCTGGCTATCGCACTGCTGACCGCCGTGATCTATCTGCTCACGCAGTACCTGATTCGCTCGGTGCTGGGAGGGCTGAGCCGGCTGACCGAAGGGGCGCAGGCCCTATCGCGTGGGCAGTTCGCCACCCGCGTGCCAGTCACCACCAGCGACGAGTTCGGCACCCTGGCGACCACCTTCAACGCCGCCGCCGCACAGCTGGAAGCCAACGAACGCCGCGTAGAAGCCGAGCGTGTGGAACAAGAACGCCTCCAGAACAACATCGGGCAGTTCCTCGACGTCACCATGGACATCGCTGAAGGTGACCTCACCAAGCGCGGCGTGGTCACCGAGGACGTGCTGGGCAACGTGGTGGACTCCATCAACCTGATGACCGAGGAGCTGGGCTACGTGCTCGGCAACGTTCAGAAAGCCTCCTCCTCCGTGACCAGCGGCTCGCGCCAGATGCTCAGCTCGACCGAAATCATCCAGCAGGGCACCGCGCAGACCACCCAGGCCGCACTGAACGTGGCGCAGCAGACCGCCGAGGTGAACCGCCAGATTCAGGACATGGCACAGCTGGCCCAGGCGACCGCCGAAGCGGCCCGTCAGGCGCTGCTGGCGTCCAGCGAAGGCCAGCAGGCCGTGCAGGAGACGCTGAGTGGCATGCAGGGCATCCGCGCCACCGCCCAGACTGCCGAGGAGCGCATCGCGGCCCTCTCGGAACGCTCCAAGCAGATCGGTCAGATTGTGGATACCATCTCGGGTATCGCCTCGCAGACCAACCTGCTGTCGCTGCACGCTTCGATTGAAGCGGCCGGTGCAGGGGAAGCCGGCGAGCGGTTTAGCGTGGTGGCCGACGAAGTGCGCCAGCTGGCCGACGAATCGGCCGAGGCCACCCGGCAGATTGCCAAGCTGATTACCGGGATTCAAAGTGAAATTGCCGAAGTGGTGCGTACCATGCGTGACAACGCCGAGCAGGTGAACCAGGGGTACGCCGTGGCCGGCACCGCCGGTCAGCGCCTGGAACAGATCGGCGAATTGTCGCGTGAATCGGCCCGTCTGGCCGAACAGATTTCGATTTCCACCCGTGAGCAGGTAGAGAACATCGAACAGGTGTCCTCCTCGGTGCAGGACATCGCCCAGACCGCCGAACGCTCCCAGCAGTCGGTGGAACAGAGCCGCGCCGCTGCCGAGCAGCTGCAGCAGCTGGCCGAGCGCCTGAACGCCTCGCTGACGCGTTTCCGACTGCCGAGCCAATGA